The Terriglobales bacterium sequence TCGGGGCTGGTGTACCTGGCGTGGATGGTAGGCGGCATCCTTTCGTTCTTCGGCGCGCTGACCTACTCGGAGCTGGCCGCGCGCCGGCCGGAGACCGGGGGCGAGTACGTTTACCTGCGCGACGGCTACGGGCCGCTGTTCGGATTCCTGAACAGCTGGACGTGGTTCCTGATCGCGAAGCCGGCTTCCATCGCGACCGTCACCTCCGGGATCGTGCGCACCCTGGGACAGTTCCCTGCTTTCTCGTTCCTGCCGGAGCGGGTGGTGGCTTCCCTGCCGGTGACGTACGAGCAGGTGGTGGCGATCGCGTGCACGCTGTTCATCTCGGGGTTGAACTACGTCGGGATCCGCAAGGCGGGCGACTTCCAACTGGTGTTCACCCTGTTCAAGGTGGCGATGATCGGGGCGATCGTGGCCATCGGGTTCAGCTACGCGGGCGGCGGCCTGGGACACTTCTCCGGCTGGTACCAAGGCGCGCAGGGCGGGATCGCGGGCTTCACCGCGGCGCTGGTGGCGGCGCTGTGGGCGTACGACGGGTGGAACGACCTGACCATGGTGTCGGGGGAGGTGCGGCAACCGGAACGCAACCTGCCGATCGGACTGATCGGAGGAATGGCATTGATGATGGTCCTCTACATCGCGGTGAACGCGGCAGTGCAGTACGTGCTGCCGGTGGGGGCGCTGGCGGCGTCGAAGCGTCCGGCCGCCGACGCGGTGGAAGCGGCGCTGGGGGCGTGGGGCGGCCGGGCCCTGGCGGTGGGGATCGCCCTGTCCATGCTGGTCACGCTCAATGGCACGGTGATGAGCGGTGCGCGCCCGGCCTTCGCCATGGCGCGCGACGGCTATTTCTTCCGGCGGCTGGCGGAGGTCCATCCGCGGTTCCACACGCCTTCGACCGCGATCGTGGTGCAGGCGGTGATGGCCATCCTGTTCCTGCTGCTGGCGGGGAGCTTCCGACAACTGTTCTCGCTGTCGATCTTCTCGGAGTGGCTGATCTACATGGCGGCGGCAGGGACGGTGTTCGTCTTCCGCCGGCGGGGCGAGGTGAGCCCGTATCGGATGTGGGGCTACCCGGTGGTGCCGGCACTGTTCATCGTAGCTTCGGGCGTGCTGCTGTACTTCACGTTCCTCGACAATCTGCGGAATTCGCTGGCGGGGTCGGTGCTGATCCTGCTGGGAATCCCGGCCTTCTACGTTTTTGCACGGCGCAAGCGGATGGAAGGAGCCTGACTTGGATTCGGGTTGGGAGTTCCTCGGTTACGTGGCGCTGAAGTTTTTGGCGTACGTGATGTGGTGTTACGTGGGGGTGGGGCTGCTGCGGACGGAGCGGACGTTGCGCTCGGCGTTCGGCCTCGGGGCGGTCCGGCTGATGCTGGGCGTGCTGTTCGGCTTCG is a genomic window containing:
- a CDS encoding amino acid permease, with the translated sequence MVEGAQLGAERQLSRELGAGHAAAIVVGTVIGSGIFLVPSEMMQAAGSSGLVYLAWMVGGILSFFGALTYSELAARRPETGGEYVYLRDGYGPLFGFLNSWTWFLIAKPASIATVTSGIVRTLGQFPAFSFLPERVVASLPVTYEQVVAIACTLFISGLNYVGIRKAGDFQLVFTLFKVAMIGAIVAIGFSYAGGGLGHFSGWYQGAQGGIAGFTAALVAALWAYDGWNDLTMVSGEVRQPERNLPIGLIGGMALMMVLYIAVNAAVQYVLPVGALAASKRPAADAVEAALGAWGGRALAVGIALSMLVTLNGTVMSGARPAFAMARDGYFFRRLAEVHPRFHTPSTAIVVQAVMAILFLLLAGSFRQLFSLSIFSEWLIYMAAAGTVFVFRRRGEVSPYRMWGYPVVPALFIVASGVLLYFTFLDNLRNSLAGSVLILLGIPAFYVFARRKRMEGA